In Lycium barbarum isolate Lr01 chromosome 9, ASM1917538v2, whole genome shotgun sequence, the DNA window CCTTATGCTAGTCTCGAAACAAATGGGGATATTGAATTCGCATATCCTCTTCTCGCTCCCAAGTACGTCTTTGCCAGAATGATTTCTCCAAAGGAATTTTTCTAATGGGATTTCCTTGTTTCTAAGCTCTTTTGTGTCATGCGCCAAGATTTGGACAGGTTCCTCTTCGTATGTCAAGTCAGGAGTGACCTCAATGGATTCAATAGGAAGAAAATGAGATGGATCTGAGTGATATATtctaagcatagaaacatgaaagacATTGTGGATCTTATCTAACTCCTGTGGAAGAGCTAGTTTATATGCAACTGGGCCAACTCTCTCAAGTACTTCGTATGGTCCAATAAATCTAGGACTAAGTTTTCCTTTTTGGCCAAATCTCATAATCTTCTTCCATAGAGAAACATTTAAAAACACTTATCTCTCACTTGATGCTCAATTTCACACCTCTTAAGATCAGCATAAGACTTTTCTCTATCTGAAGCCATTTTTAGACGATCCTTTATGATTTTTACTTTATATTCAGTTTGTTACACAATCTCAGGACCAACCAATTTTCTTTCACCAACTTCACTCCAACAAAGAGGAATTCTACATTTTCTCCCATCTAATGCTTCATAAGGAAGCATGCCAATACTTGATTGGTAgctattattttaagaaaattctaTCAAGGCTAGGTGTCTGTCCCAACTACCCGTAAATTCCATAATGCAAGCTCAAAGCATATCTTCCAAGATTTGAATTACCCTCTCGAATTGGCCATatgtctgaggatggaaagaagTACTAAAGTTCAACCTAGTGCCCAAAGCTTCTTGCAAGCTAGTCCAGAATCTGGATGTAAACATAGGGTCTCGGTCAGATACAATGGAAACAGGAACTCCATGCAGCCTCACAATCTCATTAACGTATAATTCTGCTAAACATTCGAGTGCGTAGTCTACTCTGATGGCCAAGAAATGAGCACTCTTGGTTAGTCTATCAACTATAACCCAAATTGCATCATGATTTCTTTGAGTGCGTGGAAGTCCATAAACAAAGTCCATAGTtattctttcccatttccactctGGTATCGACTAGGGTTGTAACAAACAAGCTGGGACTTATG includes these proteins:
- the LOC132611921 gene encoding uncharacterized protein LOC132611921 → MASDREKSYADLKRCEIEHQIMRFGQKGKLSPRFIGPYEVLERVGPVAYKLALPQELDKIHNVFHVSMLRIYHSDPSHFLPIESIEVTPDLTYEEEPVQILAHDTKELRNKEIPLEKFLWRNHSGKDVLGSEKRICEFNIPICFETSIR